One window of the Asticcacaulis sp. SL142 genome contains the following:
- a CDS encoding TonB-dependent receptor, whose amino-acid sequence MAIRTRNTCLLWALLSVSPLALTFPLTAQAHESSQTVIFSIPAQDLGTALNLWAAQSGQQIFYPSAQIAGRKAPAVSGSLTRDEALKHLIAGSGLVIARQDRGMVSLRIAARTETPVKTSFAAPPSDVDVPIEEVVVVGERAVDQANVARKYQIDEIYDSVNVDEAGQLPDFNIPDAMRRISGVSAIFDEDEGQFSTARGLPLSYNLTTFDDMTVATVGGYGDGSRNVNMQAIPATALSRLEVYKSHMSDQDLGWIGAHFNINSRSAFDAKGRYLVARGKLNSFSDDKTPTDVQIGPGNHKSTQGSQAEFTWSDRFGDNDQFGVMFAGSYYYKSRHQQKTQYNTMYYTGTDSNGDGVGDTPVVAEMRAYAYTNVVERYGGMLKLEWKPSPQTYLSWNSYVYTMFESENRFMHGIRGISLANTTVTSPTTGTFTKGYGEIQAAYFPNDRRQSGTKLYGEHRFANDGELSFDLGISHHLYQDDNFPDISIRTATNLAGTYDTSQDLMTLTPNATSTADWYNAAKYVNVTANDIRSRESQERVVDFKADYDWHTRGYDGWGFKTGLKVTDLYRKRDDGRIRGKRGTSTGISAYDFTYLSNLEIAGREGQPLLMLDYSRWQEVMGKVEDTDSTYAYNLQDDNAYSETISAAYAMTTFTGERFKFAGGLRYEDVDVGGWYYAVEEAGARDNYNRQSIKGGYSALKPSLSLRYGVTDNLRLKLAYSETLGRPSPDQVSISGETVSFNLDDELVSATRGNPDLKPRQSSNYDAALEFYPNGRKNLMMVGVFYKDIKDEIVTRKRVMDIVYDDMLYEDVTVRQPENVESASVLGAEAQIILSDMSFLPAPFDRLNFNANALVTEAEMQYSDTLKLNFLPYQSKFVANVSVSYDWTKALSTRLAYNYLGGYQDGISLNTDETAVDLTKQTRWSNWETIDLKAQYNLNRQLRFEFEIKNLTDANRRKMQGPGFNYVYEENEFGRSVFLGATYRY is encoded by the coding sequence ATGGCTATTCGAACTCGCAATACCTGCCTGCTATGGGCATTACTAAGTGTCAGCCCACTGGCTCTGACATTTCCGCTGACGGCACAGGCGCATGAGTCGTCCCAAACCGTCATCTTTTCAATACCCGCGCAAGACCTCGGGACGGCTTTAAACCTTTGGGCCGCCCAGTCGGGGCAGCAGATTTTCTACCCCTCGGCACAGATAGCCGGGCGTAAGGCACCGGCCGTATCCGGAAGCCTGACGCGTGATGAGGCTCTGAAACACCTGATCGCCGGTTCGGGCCTTGTCATCGCCAGGCAGGACCGGGGAATGGTTTCCCTGCGCATTGCCGCAAGGACTGAGACCCCTGTAAAGACGTCATTCGCCGCCCCGCCCTCAGACGTCGATGTACCAATTGAAGAGGTCGTCGTTGTCGGTGAACGCGCCGTAGATCAGGCGAACGTTGCCCGCAAGTATCAGATCGATGAAATCTACGACTCGGTAAACGTCGATGAAGCCGGCCAATTACCTGATTTCAATATTCCTGACGCGATGCGCCGGATATCGGGCGTTTCAGCTATTTTTGATGAGGATGAAGGTCAGTTCAGCACGGCGCGCGGCCTGCCCCTGTCCTATAATCTGACCACCTTTGATGATATGACGGTGGCAACAGTCGGTGGCTATGGCGACGGGTCGCGCAATGTGAATATGCAGGCCATACCGGCCACGGCTCTGTCACGCCTTGAAGTCTATAAATCACACATGTCCGACCAGGACCTGGGCTGGATCGGGGCCCATTTTAACATCAATAGCCGTTCGGCCTTTGATGCCAAAGGCCGCTATCTCGTTGCGCGTGGCAAACTGAACAGCTTCAGTGATGATAAGACGCCCACCGATGTCCAGATCGGACCTGGTAACCATAAAAGTACGCAGGGCAGTCAGGCCGAATTCACCTGGAGCGATCGGTTCGGCGACAACGACCAGTTCGGCGTCATGTTTGCCGGCAGCTATTATTACAAGAGCCGTCACCAGCAAAAAACCCAATACAATACGATGTATTATACGGGAACTGATAGTAATGGCGACGGGGTGGGAGACACACCCGTGGTCGCAGAAATGCGCGCCTACGCCTATACCAACGTCGTCGAAAGATACGGCGGAATGCTCAAGCTGGAATGGAAGCCCTCGCCTCAGACCTACCTGTCCTGGAACAGCTATGTCTATACCATGTTCGAGTCCGAAAACCGCTTCATGCACGGTATTCGCGGCATAAGCCTGGCAAATACGACGGTGACAAGCCCCACAACCGGAACCTTTACTAAAGGCTACGGCGAAATTCAGGCCGCTTATTTCCCCAACGACCGGCGCCAGTCAGGCACCAAGCTTTATGGTGAACATCGCTTCGCCAATGACGGTGAGTTAAGCTTCGATTTAGGGATAAGCCATCACCTTTATCAGGACGATAACTTCCCCGATATCAGCATCCGGACGGCCACGAATCTGGCGGGCACCTACGACACCTCGCAAGACTTAATGACGCTGACCCCGAATGCGACCTCCACGGCGGATTGGTACAATGCGGCTAAATATGTCAATGTTACCGCAAATGATATCCGCTCCCGTGAAAGCCAGGAACGGGTAGTCGATTTCAAAGCCGACTACGACTGGCATACGCGAGGCTACGACGGTTGGGGCTTTAAAACGGGTCTCAAGGTCACCGACCTTTACCGCAAGCGCGACGACGGACGTATACGCGGCAAGCGCGGCACCAGCACGGGCATAAGCGCTTACGATTTCACCTATTTAAGCAATCTGGAAATCGCCGGTCGCGAAGGGCAGCCGCTTCTCATGCTCGATTACAGTCGCTGGCAAGAGGTGATGGGTAAGGTTGAGGATACCGACAGCACCTATGCCTACAACCTTCAGGACGATAATGCCTACAGCGAGACCATTTCAGCCGCGTACGCCATGACAACCTTTACCGGCGAACGCTTCAAGTTTGCGGGGGGACTGCGCTACGAAGATGTCGATGTCGGCGGCTGGTACTATGCCGTCGAAGAAGCGGGCGCACGGGACAACTATAACCGCCAGAGCATAAAGGGGGGCTATAGCGCTCTTAAACCCAGCCTGAGCCTGCGCTACGGCGTCACCGACAATCTCCGGCTCAAGCTGGCCTACAGCGAAACCCTGGGACGTCCAAGCCCGGATCAGGTTTCCATATCCGGCGAGACGGTCTCATTCAATCTTGATGATGAATTGGTTTCCGCCACACGCGGCAATCCTGATCTGAAACCACGTCAGTCGTCTAACTATGACGCCGCTTTGGAATTCTATCCGAATGGGCGCAAAAACCTGATGATGGTCGGGGTCTTTTATAAAGACATTAAGGATGAGATTGTCACCCGAAAACGCGTGATGGACATCGTTTATGACGACATGCTTTATGAAGATGTAACGGTCAGGCAACCTGAAAATGTCGAGAGCGCTTCAGTCCTGGGGGCCGAGGCCCAAATTATTCTCTCCGACATGAGCTTTCTGCCCGCGCCGTTTGACCGGTTAAACTTCAATGCCAACGCTTTGGTGACTGAGGCCGAAATGCAGTACAGCGATACGCTGAAACTGAACTTTCTGCCATATCAGTCGAAATTCGTTGCCAATGTGTCAGTCAGCTATGACTGGACCAAAGCTCTGTCGACCCGTCTCGCTTACAACTATCTTGGCGGTTATCAGGACGGCATCAGTCTGAACACGGATGAAACAGCGGTCGATCTGACGAAGCAAACCCGTTGGAGCAACTGGGAAACCATAGATTTAAAAGCCCAGTATAATCTGAACCGTCAGCTACGTTTTGAATTCGAGATAAAAAATCTGACTGATGCCAACCGCCGCAAAATGCAGGGGCCTGGTTTCAATTACGTCTACGAAGAAAACGAATTTGGGCGGTCCGTCTTCCTTGGCGCCACTTACCGCTATTAA
- a CDS encoding FecR family protein encodes MNDIPVHKSRLRAIEEAAEWRARIDSGRADLPAFERWRADPYNAAAYARILGTWRDAGDVAPTASVRTPKPPISRRAVLMAAAGLAAAGVSGTFWFAQPRPNQVATAIGESRTLVLSDNVRVQLNTDTVMRWHKGGEGIILELLRGEIAVTLGQGSLTLRTIQYAAVLLEGLFNLRLDSEALDLTVMTGRARLGNRRHSATTDAHTGQRLRATNAGITLSSVSPDQILALAGWQKGEIVLLDAPLSAAVNEYNRYLSRKLIIGDTRIAALRVGGRFNASDPESFLNALEASLSVKATPSAEGIILKVV; translated from the coding sequence TTGAACGATATTCCAGTGCACAAATCGCGGTTGCGCGCGATAGAAGAAGCCGCCGAATGGCGCGCACGCATTGACAGCGGACGTGCCGATCTGCCGGCGTTTGAACGCTGGCGAGCAGACCCCTATAATGCCGCGGCCTATGCGCGTATTCTTGGCACCTGGCGCGACGCTGGCGATGTCGCGCCGACGGCTTCAGTGCGAACGCCCAAACCACCTATATCGCGCCGTGCCGTATTAATGGCCGCTGCAGGACTTGCCGCCGCGGGGGTGAGCGGCACCTTCTGGTTTGCTCAGCCCCGGCCAAACCAAGTCGCAACGGCCATTGGCGAAAGCCGGACCTTGGTGTTGAGCGACAATGTGCGCGTCCAACTAAATACCGATACCGTCATGCGCTGGCACAAGGGTGGCGAAGGCATAATCCTTGAGTTGTTACGCGGTGAAATCGCGGTAACCCTGGGGCAAGGTAGTTTAACGCTGAGAACCATTCAGTACGCGGCTGTGCTCCTCGAAGGCCTGTTCAATCTGCGCCTGGACTCAGAAGCGCTTGACCTCACCGTTATGACGGGACGGGCGCGGCTCGGGAATAGACGTCATTCCGCAACGACGGACGCTCACACGGGTCAGAGGCTGCGGGCCACAAACGCGGGGATCACGCTATCCTCAGTCTCGCCCGATCAGATTCTGGCCTTGGCCGGGTGGCAAAAAGGCGAAATCGTCCTTTTGGATGCCCCCCTGAGTGCCGCCGTTAACGAGTATAACCGGTACTTGTCGCGCAAATTGATAATAGGCGATACCCGGATTGCGGCCTTGCGCGTTGGGGGGCGCTTCAACGCCTCTGATCCCGAGAGCTTTCTAAATGCGCTTGAGGCGTCATTGTCTGTCAAGGCCACCCCTTCTGCTGAGGGCATTATATTAAAGGTCGTATAA
- a CDS encoding RNA polymerase sigma factor: MSDIRDIDIWFIDEVLPHEARYLSIAARLTGDPDAAADLVHDAYARLFETDAWRVIDSPPAYVMRMVRNLAIAKLRRSRIVKFEALSETYALESADPTPDPYEITSARQSLRHVAHAIAGLPQRCREVLELRRFHDLTSREIAIHLGQSLSTIEKRLARGLFLLAQAKHKPRSKDGKTTRTRADPVNKSIL, translated from the coding sequence GTGTCGGACATCCGCGATATAGATATTTGGTTTATCGATGAGGTATTGCCCCATGAGGCGCGTTATCTGTCGATCGCGGCACGATTGACCGGTGATCCTGACGCCGCCGCCGACCTTGTGCATGACGCTTATGCCCGTCTGTTTGAAACCGACGCATGGCGAGTTATAGACAGTCCGCCCGCCTATGTCATGCGCATGGTACGCAATCTGGCTATTGCCAAGCTGAGACGATCACGCATTGTTAAATTTGAGGCACTGAGTGAAACCTACGCCCTGGAAAGTGCGGACCCGACGCCAGACCCATATGAAATTACCAGTGCCCGGCAAAGTCTGCGCCATGTTGCCCACGCGATAGCCGGACTTCCTCAGCGCTGTCGGGAGGTCTTGGAGTTGCGCCGGTTTCATGATTTGACGTCGCGTGAGATTGCCATACATCTTGGACAGAGCCTGTCTACCATTGAAAAGCGACTGGCGCGGGGACTGTTTTTGTTGGCGCAAGCCAAGCACAAACCGCGTTCAAAAGACGGCAAAACAACCCGTACTCGCGCCGATCCTGTAAACAAGTCCATACTTTAG
- a CDS encoding glycosyltransferase family 2 protein: MGTGQPLITIAVTTNNRSQKAAELITALRPQLDPERNELLIIDSGSNAQHAQTLIETAQMPGSNSARVRLIRLDVSGSSRARNLALACASGKWVAFIHDDALISDDWVQALFHAINSVPENCAIIGGPVVPEFDGDTSHLTDAWRILIYPYPAREGDCTQNPMITGANLMVRRDVAIAVGGHDMTLGRHGDLLMSGDERIMVNRMIANGWRLWVFAEMAIRRIIPSDRLTLKWAKQRMFWEGVTERREAHLMGTNPGLGRNLWLGLKLAGHFLMCLMPIEATKHHLSLAWHEGYIHEWLFPAKIPPA; encoded by the coding sequence GTGGGCACAGGGCAGCCTCTGATCACGATCGCTGTAACCACAAACAACCGCTCCCAAAAGGCTGCGGAACTGATCACCGCCCTGCGCCCGCAACTGGACCCTGAGCGCAATGAACTGCTGATCATCGACAGCGGTTCAAATGCCCAGCACGCCCAGACATTGATTGAAACGGCGCAAATGCCGGGATCGAACAGCGCGCGTGTGCGGCTGATCCGGCTGGATGTTTCAGGCTCATCGCGCGCCCGCAATCTGGCGCTGGCCTGCGCGAGCGGAAAATGGGTGGCGTTCATTCATGACGACGCCCTGATCTCCGATGACTGGGTGCAGGCCTTATTCCATGCCATTAACAGCGTACCGGAAAACTGCGCCATCATCGGCGGACCGGTCGTGCCGGAATTCGATGGCGACACCTCTCACCTGACCGATGCGTGGCGCATCCTGATCTACCCCTACCCCGCCCGCGAAGGCGACTGCACCCAAAACCCAATGATCACGGGTGCAAACCTGATGGTGCGCCGTGATGTCGCTATTGCGGTGGGTGGCCATGATATGACTTTGGGGCGTCACGGTGACCTTTTGATGAGCGGCGATGAACGCATCATGGTCAACCGCATGATCGCCAATGGCTGGCGGCTGTGGGTGTTTGCCGAAATGGCCATCCGCCGCATAATTCCCAGCGACCGCCTGACCCTGAAATGGGCGAAACAGCGCATGTTCTGGGAAGGCGTCACTGAGCGCCGCGAAGCGCACCTTATGGGCACTAATCCGGGACTGGGGCGCAACCTGTGGCTAGGCCTGAAACTTGCCGGACACTTCCTGATGTGCCTCATGCCCATAGAAGCGACCAAACACCACCTCAGTCTGGCGTGGCATGAAGGCTATATTCACGAATGGTTGTTCCCCGCTAAAATCCCGCCGGCCTGA
- the rfbC gene encoding dTDP-4-dehydrorhamnose 3,5-epimerase, producing the protein MIFHETTLKDAWLIELQKRGDERGFFARTYCETEFAAHGLVTRYVQQNTSFSKDKGTLRGMHFQRADAAEAKLVRCLRGAIMDIIVDLRGSSPTYMQHEAFELTDENRHQLYVPPGFAHAFQTLTDDVEVSYLVSSPYTPSAEGGLRYDDPALGINWPVPVSVISDKDRVWPLLSADAEPIFA; encoded by the coding sequence ATGATATTTCATGAGACCACGCTCAAAGACGCCTGGCTGATTGAGTTGCAAAAACGCGGTGATGAGCGCGGCTTTTTTGCCCGCACCTATTGCGAAACCGAGTTTGCGGCCCACGGCCTTGTGACCCGCTATGTTCAGCAGAACACGTCGTTTTCCAAGGATAAGGGCACCCTGCGCGGGATGCATTTTCAGCGCGCAGATGCCGCCGAGGCCAAGCTGGTACGCTGCCTGCGCGGCGCAATTATGGACATCATTGTCGATCTTCGTGGCAGCTCGCCGACCTATATGCAGCACGAAGCCTTTGAACTGACCGACGAAAACCGCCATCAGCTCTATGTGCCGCCGGGCTTTGCCCATGCGTTTCAGACCCTGACAGATGATGTCGAGGTCAGCTATCTGGTGTCATCGCCCTATACGCCATCGGCCGAAGGCGGCCTGCGCTATGACGACCCGGCATTAGGTATAAACTGGCCGGTGCCCGTCAGCGTGATTTCGGATAAGGATCGCGTCTGGCCGTTACTGTCGGCCGATGCCGAACCGATTTTTGCGTAA
- a CDS encoding NAD(P)H-dependent oxidoreductase, translating into MIIVDTALKKRHADNNPIRVAIVGAGFQGRGIALKIISATPGMVLAGIANRNIDPALAAYREAGVEPATASTKAEIEALIREGKPVATTDAIALATADGIDAVVEVTGSLEYAAHVVVAALEAGKHVVQMNAELDGTIGPILKVKADAKGVVYSFSDGDQPGVQMNLVRFVEGLGVKPVLCGNIKGLHDPYRNPTTQKAFAEKWGQKPAMVASFADGTKISFEQAIVANATGMTVARRGMVGPDFSGGNPGAPLVPLEDTVSAFAEHLDRVLAEGGEGIVDYVVGARPGPGVFVLGTIDNARQQHYLNLYKLGTGPYYCFYTPYHLCHFEVPTSVARAVLFDDPVLTPKAGPVVGVIALAKKDLQAGETVEELGGYEVYGVAENIDVIRRENLIPIGLALGATLRRSVPKDHALTFDDLDLPPGRLIDQLYAEQEAMFAPQMAIAGAAQ; encoded by the coding sequence ATGATCATCGTCGATACCGCCCTTAAAAAACGTCACGCCGACAATAATCCGATCCGCGTCGCCATAGTTGGTGCCGGTTTTCAGGGGCGCGGCATAGCGCTGAAAATCATCTCCGCGACCCCCGGCATGGTTCTGGCGGGTATAGCCAACCGCAATATCGACCCGGCGCTGGCGGCCTATCGTGAGGCCGGAGTCGAGCCTGCCACAGCCTCTACAAAAGCCGAAATCGAAGCCCTTATCCGTGAGGGTAAGCCGGTCGCTACCACTGACGCCATTGCGCTCGCGACCGCCGACGGGATTGATGCCGTGGTCGAAGTGACCGGCTCGCTCGAATACGCCGCCCATGTCGTGGTCGCGGCCCTTGAGGCCGGTAAACATGTCGTGCAGATGAATGCCGAACTGGATGGCACCATCGGCCCGATCCTGAAAGTCAAGGCCGATGCCAAGGGCGTGGTCTATTCGTTCTCGGACGGCGACCAGCCGGGCGTGCAGATGAATCTGGTGCGCTTTGTCGAAGGTCTGGGTGTCAAGCCCGTCCTGTGCGGCAATATCAAGGGCCTGCACGACCCCTATCGCAACCCGACCACCCAAAAGGCCTTTGCCGAAAAGTGGGGGCAAAAGCCGGCGATGGTCGCCTCCTTTGCCGACGGCACCAAGATCTCGTTCGAGCAGGCCATTGTCGCCAATGCCACCGGCATGACGGTCGCCAGACGCGGCATGGTAGGCCCTGATTTTTCCGGCGGCAATCCCGGCGCGCCTCTGGTGCCGCTGGAGGATACGGTCAGCGCCTTTGCCGAACATCTGGACCGCGTATTGGCCGAAGGTGGCGAAGGCATAGTTGACTACGTTGTGGGCGCGCGCCCCGGCCCCGGCGTGTTCGTGCTGGGCACGATCGACAATGCCCGTCAGCAGCACTACCTCAATCTCTATAAGCTCGGCACCGGCCCGTACTATTGCTTCTACACCCCCTACCACCTCTGCCATTTCGAGGTGCCGACCTCAGTGGCGCGGGCGGTTCTGTTTGATGATCCGGTATTGACCCCAAAGGCCGGACCGGTTGTGGGAGTTATCGCTTTGGCTAAAAAAGACCTTCAAGCCGGTGAAACGGTCGAAGAACTGGGCGGCTATGAAGTTTATGGTGTGGCGGAAAATATCGATGTCATCCGCCGTGAAAACCTGATCCCCATCGGTCTGGCGCTAGGTGCCACCTTGCGCCGTTCTGTCCCAAAAGATCATGCGCTGACCTTTGATGACCTCGATCTGCCGCCGGGCCGCCTGATCGATCAGCTCTATGCCGAGCAGGAAGCTATGTTTGCGCCCCAAATGGCCATAGCCGGAGCCGCCCAATGA
- the rfbF gene encoding glucose-1-phosphate cytidylyltransferase — MVKVALLAGGFGTRLSEETSIRPKPMVEIGGRPIMWHIMKLYAHYGLNDFVVLGGYKVEFIRDYFLRYQSMVSDFTIDLGTGKVDWLEARTENWRVTVLDTGPDTMTAGRIKRAQAHLGNETFCLTYGDGVADVNIAELLEFHKNQGRWCTVTAVTQPGRFGALSLTDDRTQVRGFREKGTHDGGLINGGFFVCEPEIFSVIDGDHQMWEEAPMDRIVEAGQLSSYHHHGYWQSMDSLRDKMTLENIWSSGKAPWKVWKD; from the coding sequence GTGGTAAAAGTGGCATTACTGGCCGGGGGCTTTGGCACCCGTCTGAGCGAAGAAACCAGCATCCGGCCAAAGCCTATGGTCGAAATCGGCGGCCGGCCGATCATGTGGCACATTATGAAGCTCTATGCCCATTACGGGCTGAACGATTTTGTGGTTCTGGGCGGCTATAAGGTTGAGTTCATCCGCGACTATTTCCTGCGTTATCAGTCGATGGTCAGCGATTTCACCATCGATCTAGGCACCGGCAAGGTCGACTGGCTGGAGGCCCGCACTGAAAACTGGCGCGTCACTGTGCTCGATACCGGCCCCGACACCATGACCGCGGGCCGCATCAAGCGCGCGCAGGCGCACCTCGGCAATGAAACCTTCTGCCTGACTTACGGCGACGGCGTGGCCGATGTAAATATTGCCGAACTGCTTGAGTTCCATAAAAACCAAGGGCGCTGGTGCACCGTCACTGCCGTCACCCAGCCGGGCCGGTTCGGGGCACTGTCCCTCACGGACGACCGCACCCAGGTGCGCGGGTTCCGCGAAAAGGGCACCCATGACGGCGGCCTGATTAATGGCGGCTTTTTTGTGTGCGAGCCTGAAATTTTCAGCGTCATCGATGGCGATCATCAGATGTGGGAAGAAGCCCCGATGGACCGAATCGTTGAGGCCGGGCAACTGTCCAGCTATCATCACCACGGCTACTGGCAGAGCATGGATTCCCTGCGCGACAAGATGACCCTCGAAAACATCTGGTCGTCGGGCAAGGCGCCGTGGAAGGTGTGGAAAGACTAA
- a CDS encoding NAD-dependent epimerase/dehydratase family protein: MRILIAGNMGYVGPTVVRHLRATHPDAILHGFDNAYFAHCLTGSVTLPERALDEQFYGDVRTLSAERLSGYDAVVELAAISNDPMGNQFEAVTFDINQGCVVSIAKAAAAAGVKNFVFASSCSVYGIAAGGPRSETDPLNPITAYAKSKIGAEGELSALETDMVITSLRFATACGMSDRLRLDLVLNDFVACALSQGEITVLSDGSPWRPLIDVADMARAIDWAATRSADNGGQYLAINAGSNDRNYQVRDLAKAVSEAVPGTKVSINLDAPADSRSYQVCFDLYKSLAPNHQPQVNLKQSIENLIEGLTRMNFKDAQFRNSELMRLKVLQGHISQNRLNLALEWQS; the protein is encoded by the coding sequence ATGAGAATTTTAATTGCCGGAAACATGGGTTATGTCGGGCCCACCGTAGTACGCCACTTACGCGCCACTCATCCCGATGCCATCCTGCATGGTTTTGACAATGCCTATTTTGCCCATTGCCTGACCGGCAGTGTGACCTTACCGGAGCGGGCTCTGGATGAGCAGTTTTACGGCGATGTCCGCACCCTGTCGGCAGAGCGCCTGAGCGGCTATGACGCCGTGGTCGAACTGGCCGCCATCTCGAACGATCCGATGGGCAATCAGTTCGAAGCCGTGACCTTTGACATCAATCAGGGCTGCGTGGTCTCTATCGCCAAGGCCGCGGCCGCAGCCGGTGTCAAAAACTTTGTCTTTGCCTCTAGCTGTAGCGTCTACGGCATTGCGGCAGGTGGCCCGCGCTCTGAGACCGACCCGCTCAACCCGATCACCGCCTATGCCAAGTCCAAGATCGGTGCCGAAGGGGAACTGTCAGCCCTTGAGACCGACATGGTCATCACCTCGCTGCGCTTTGCCACGGCCTGCGGTATGTCGGATCGCCTGCGGCTTGATCTGGTGCTCAATGATTTTGTGGCCTGCGCCCTGTCGCAAGGCGAAATTACGGTATTGTCCGATGGCTCGCCCTGGCGCCCGCTAATCGATGTGGCCGACATGGCTCGCGCCATCGATTGGGCTGCGACCCGCTCAGCCGATAACGGCGGGCAGTATCTGGCCATCAATGCCGGCTCCAACGACCGCAACTATCAGGTGCGTGATCTGGCCAAGGCCGTGTCCGAAGCCGTACCCGGCACAAAGGTCTCCATCAACCTAGATGCCCCGGCCGACAGCCGCTCCTATCAGGTCTGTTTTGACCTCTATAAATCCCTGGCTCCGAACCATCAGCCGCAGGTTAACCTGAAACAATCGATCGAAAACCTGATCGAGGGCCTGACGCGCATGAACTTCAAGGACGCGCAGTTCCGCAATTCCGAGCTTATGCGCCTGAAGGTACTCCAGGGGCATATTTCGCAAAACCGCCTGAACCTGGCGCTCGAGTGGCAATCCTGA
- a CDS encoding NAD(P)/FAD-dependent oxidoreductase, protein MTQVDTVVIGAGVIGLAVARALALNGRETLILEAEDSFGTQTSSRNSEVIHAGIYYPPGSLKARLCRDGRTQLYDYAKSRNIEFNPCGKLLVATTEAELPKLEAIAENARLSGVHDLIRLSADEAHTLEPEVTCVGGYLSPSTGIIDVHGFMLALLGDFENADGTLVCGTPVVSWAVEANGFVLETGGADPMTLRARRVINAAGHGAPRLLQDLSAYAPPCPQYFAKGNYFSLTGRSPFKRLVYPMPEAAGLGVHATIDLSGRVRFGPDVEWVAHDQDLKVDPARAEVFAAAIRRYWPNLPNGALIPDYAGIRPKIHAPDQPMPDFRIEGPQSHGISGLINLLGIESPGMTSALALAAHVAGMRFET, encoded by the coding sequence ATGACTCAGGTGGATACAGTTGTGATCGGCGCCGGCGTTATAGGCCTGGCTGTGGCGCGGGCACTTGCACTGAATGGGCGTGAAACCCTTATTTTGGAAGCCGAAGATAGCTTTGGCACCCAGACCTCCTCGCGCAACAGCGAAGTCATCCATGCCGGGATCTATTACCCGCCCGGCTCCCTCAAAGCCCGGCTATGCCGTGACGGTCGCACACAGCTTTATGACTATGCCAAAAGCCGCAACATTGAGTTTAACCCCTGCGGTAAGCTGCTGGTGGCGACCACCGAGGCGGAACTGCCCAAACTCGAAGCCATCGCCGAAAACGCCCGCTTAAGCGGCGTACATGACCTGATCCGGCTATCCGCAGATGAAGCTCATACGCTGGAACCAGAAGTGACGTGCGTAGGCGGTTACCTGTCACCTTCCACCGGCATTATTGATGTGCATGGGTTTATGCTGGCCCTGCTAGGGGATTTTGAAAATGCCGACGGCACGCTGGTGTGCGGCACCCCCGTCGTAAGTTGGGCCGTTGAGGCCAATGGGTTTGTGCTTGAGACCGGCGGGGCCGATCCGATGACGCTTAGGGCGCGCAGGGTGATCAATGCCGCCGGACACGGTGCGCCGCGTCTGTTGCAGGACTTGAGCGCCTATGCCCCGCCCTGCCCTCAATACTTTGCAAAGGGCAATTACTTTTCCCTGACAGGTCGCTCACCCTTTAAGCGGCTGGTCTACCCGATGCCGGAAGCCGCCGGTCTTGGGGTTCATGCGACGATTGACTTAAGCGGACGGGTAAGGTTTGGCCCGGACGTTGAATGGGTGGCCCATGATCAGGATCTGAAGGTTGATCCCGCCCGCGCGGAGGTTTTTGCCGCCGCCATCAGACGTTACTGGCCAAACCTGCCGAACGGGGCACTGATACCCGACTATGCCGGGATCAGGCCTAAGATACACGCGCCCGATCAACCCATGCCAGATTTTCGCATCGAAGGGCCGCAAAGTCACGGCATCAGCGGGCTTATCAACCTGCTGGGCATCGAAAGCCCCGGTATGACGTCGGCGCTGGCTTTGGCCGCCCATGTGGCGGGTATGCGTTTTGAGACCTGA
- a CDS encoding serine O-acetyltransferase yields MVFSLLHLLMFRHVRNHYGIEISYKCRIGRRFEIGHQHGIVIHEYATIGDDCVIRQGATLGIGGISRGTPVEDTGPIIGDRVDIGAGVMIIGKVTIGSDVNIGPNAVILSDVPSNTTVLAPFPKILPRRTPPSASDTTAQAE; encoded by the coding sequence ATGGTATTCTCGCTGCTACATCTGCTCATGTTCCGGCATGTTCGCAATCACTATGGTATAGAAATCTCTTACAAATGCCGGATTGGCCGACGCTTTGAGATCGGTCACCAGCATGGCATCGTCATCCATGAATACGCGACGATTGGCGACGATTGCGTGATCCGGCAGGGTGCCACCCTCGGCATCGGCGGCATCTCCCGCGGTACGCCTGTAGAAGATACAGGGCCCATCATCGGCGACCGGGTTGATATCGGTGCCGGTGTCATGATTATTGGCAAGGTCACCATTGGCAGTGACGTTAATATTGGCCCTAATGCGGTGATCCTCAGCGATGTTCCCTCAAACACCACGGTGCTGGCACCGTTTCCCAAGATTCTGCCCCGCCGCACGCCCCCATCCGCCTCTGACACAACCGCTCAGGCTGAATGA